From the Desulfohalovibrio reitneri genome, one window contains:
- a CDS encoding sulfite exporter TauE/SafE family protein, with product MLFPVSGVETPLWVPPLTALAVSFVTSMGGVSGAFLLLPFQVSVLGYTAPSVSATNQVFNIVAIPGGVYRYLREGRMVWPLVIAVTAGTLPGVFLGALVRVAWLPDPTAFKAFAGLVLLYIGARMARDAARGGGGRKAPSGPMAVTGARLDWRGGEYVFEGERHTFSTPAVFGLCLAVGVVGGVYGIGGGAIVAPFFVAVLGLPVHTVAGAALCGTFVTSVFGVLFYHLIAPFFPGMAVAPDWRLGLLFGLGGLVGIYLGARCQRFVPARLIKLLLTAVILFTAGKYLLGFLFN from the coding sequence TTGCTCTTTCCCGTCTCCGGGGTCGAGACCCCGTTGTGGGTGCCGCCGCTGACCGCCCTGGCGGTCTCCTTCGTGACCTCCATGGGCGGCGTCTCGGGGGCCTTTTTGCTGCTGCCCTTCCAGGTCAGCGTGCTGGGCTACACCGCGCCGTCGGTCAGCGCCACCAACCAGGTCTTCAACATCGTGGCCATTCCCGGCGGGGTGTACCGCTATCTGCGGGAGGGGCGCATGGTCTGGCCGCTGGTCATCGCGGTCACGGCCGGAACCCTGCCCGGAGTCTTTCTGGGCGCGCTGGTCCGGGTGGCCTGGCTGCCGGACCCCACGGCCTTCAAGGCTTTCGCCGGGCTGGTGCTTCTCTACATCGGCGCGCGCATGGCCCGCGACGCGGCCAGGGGCGGGGGAGGGCGCAAAGCGCCCTCCGGCCCCATGGCCGTGACCGGGGCCAGACTGGACTGGCGCGGCGGCGAGTACGTCTTCGAGGGCGAACGCCATACCTTCTCCACCCCGGCCGTGTTCGGGCTCTGCCTGGCGGTCGGCGTGGTGGGCGGCGTCTACGGCATCGGCGGCGGGGCCATCGTGGCACCCTTCTTCGTGGCCGTGCTGGGGCTGCCCGTGCACACCGTGGCCGGGGCCGCCCTGTGCGGCACCTTCGTCACCTCGGTCTTCGGGGTGCTCTTCTACCACCTCATCGCCCCCTTCTTTCCGGGCATGGCCGTGGCTCCTGACTGGCGGCTGGGCCTGCTTTTCGGCCTGGGCGGCCTGGTGGGCATATACCTGGGCGCGCGCTGCCAGCGCTTCGTGCCCGCCCGGCTCATCAAGCTGTTGCTCACCGCGGTCATTCTCTTCACCGCCGGCAAGTACCTGCTGGGCTTTCTGTTCAACTAA
- a CDS encoding ferritin produces the protein MLCKEMEQALNDQIKWELWSGYMYLSMSAYFDDQGLSGFAQWMKNQAAEELFHATKFFDYVNEAGGRVKLQTVEEPPHEWESALDVFKEGLKHERKVTSMINDLVDLAIKHKDHATNNFLQWFVGEQVEEEASFDELVGKLKLVGDGGALYMLDKELGARVFTWPAEKE, from the coding sequence ATGCTGTGCAAGGAAATGGAGCAGGCGCTCAACGACCAGATCAAGTGGGAGCTGTGGTCCGGCTACATGTACCTTTCCATGAGCGCGTATTTCGACGACCAGGGGCTGTCCGGCTTCGCCCAGTGGATGAAGAACCAGGCCGCGGAGGAACTGTTCCACGCCACCAAGTTTTTCGACTACGTCAACGAGGCCGGCGGACGGGTCAAGCTGCAGACCGTGGAGGAGCCGCCCCACGAGTGGGAATCCGCCCTGGACGTGTTCAAGGAGGGCCTGAAGCATGAGCGCAAGGTCACGTCCATGATCAACGACCTGGTGGACCTGGCCATCAAGCACAAGGACCACGCCACCAACAATTTCCTGCAGTGGTTCGTGGGCGAGCAGGTGGAGGAGGAAGCCTCCTTCGACGAACTGGTGGGCAAGCTGAAGCTGGTCGGCGACGGCGGCGCGCTCTACATGCTGGACAAGGAACTGGGCGCGCGGGTCTTCACCTGGCCCGCCGAAAAGGAATAA
- a CDS encoding 2-oxoacid:acceptor oxidoreductase subunit alpha, with protein sequence MSDVNVTIGGEAGQGLATVGGLMTSALVRSGYEVHVTQDYLSRIRGGHNTYSIRFGPEPVMAPREEIDVLVCLSQETFGKHRDQLSGRAVVVADESFEVEYDKVFRVPLNELASKKIYRNTVALGVLASAVCVDLGVVQKLMEETFHKKGDEVVGQNQEVLRKAYEWKEGQGELFECPAPPMASGTRLAVNGNEAIAMGAMAAGCDFCSFYPMTPSTSVPLTLIKHAKEMGIVVEQAEDEIAAANMALGAGWAGATPLVATSGGGFALMEEAVSLAGMIEQPFVLVLAQRPGPATGLPTRTEQGDLNLVLYSGHGEFPRAIFAPGDIQQCFRLTHRAFDQAEKSQGPVFVLTDQYLADSTRAIDPFDLDSLPEVAGPVLEPDNPGEYERYAWNDETGVSPRAVPGFSEALVVLDSDEHYPSGHINEDHGVRVRMMDKRLRKLDLLKKEVVPPDHHGDDDPDALLVCWGSTLGPALEAADGLRERGKSVGVLHFSQVYPLIPDQFMERLERAGEVIGVEGNHDGQFADLLHKECGFRIERRVARYDGLPFTKKYILDALA encoded by the coding sequence ATGTCCGACGTCAATGTTACCATCGGAGGCGAGGCGGGCCAGGGGCTGGCCACTGTGGGCGGCCTCATGACCAGCGCCTTGGTCCGGTCCGGCTACGAGGTGCACGTCACCCAGGACTATCTCTCCCGCATCCGTGGCGGCCACAACACCTACTCCATCCGTTTCGGGCCGGAACCTGTCATGGCCCCGCGCGAGGAGATCGACGTGCTGGTCTGCCTCTCCCAGGAAACTTTCGGCAAGCATCGCGACCAGCTCTCCGGGCGCGCCGTGGTGGTGGCTGACGAGTCCTTCGAGGTGGAGTACGACAAGGTTTTCCGCGTGCCCCTCAACGAGCTGGCGAGCAAGAAAATCTACCGGAACACCGTTGCCCTGGGCGTGTTGGCCTCGGCCGTGTGCGTGGACCTGGGCGTGGTGCAAAAGCTTATGGAAGAGACCTTCCACAAGAAGGGCGACGAGGTCGTCGGCCAGAACCAGGAAGTGCTGCGCAAGGCCTACGAATGGAAGGAAGGGCAGGGGGAGCTGTTCGAATGTCCCGCGCCGCCCATGGCCTCCGGCACTCGGCTGGCGGTGAACGGCAACGAGGCCATCGCCATGGGGGCCATGGCCGCGGGCTGCGATTTCTGCTCCTTCTACCCCATGACCCCGTCCACCTCTGTGCCGCTGACCCTCATCAAGCACGCCAAGGAAATGGGCATCGTGGTGGAGCAGGCCGAGGACGAGATAGCCGCGGCCAACATGGCCCTGGGCGCGGGCTGGGCCGGAGCCACCCCGCTGGTGGCCACCTCCGGCGGCGGCTTCGCCCTCATGGAGGAGGCCGTTTCCCTGGCGGGCATGATCGAACAGCCCTTCGTGCTGGTCCTGGCCCAACGGCCCGGTCCGGCCACCGGCCTGCCCACCCGCACGGAACAGGGCGACCTCAACCTCGTTCTCTATTCCGGGCACGGCGAGTTCCCCCGGGCCATCTTCGCGCCCGGCGACATCCAGCAGTGCTTCCGCCTGACCCACCGCGCCTTCGACCAGGCCGAGAAGTCCCAGGGACCGGTCTTCGTGCTCACCGACCAGTATCTGGCCGACTCCACCCGGGCCATCGACCCCTTCGACCTGGATTCCCTGCCGGAGGTGGCCGGGCCGGTGCTGGAGCCGGACAACCCGGGCGAGTACGAGCGGTACGCCTGGAACGACGAGACCGGCGTCTCCCCCAGGGCCGTGCCCGGGTTCTCCGAGGCGCTGGTGGTGCTGGACTCGGACGAGCACTACCCGTCCGGCCACATCAACGAGGACCACGGCGTGCGGGTGCGCATGATGGACAAGCGGCTGCGCAAGCTGGACCTGCTGAAGAAGGAGGTCGTGCCGCCCGACCACCACGGCGACGACGACCCGGACGCGCTGCTGGTCTGCTGGGGCTCCACCCTCGGCCCCGCCCTGGAGGCGGCGGACGGGCTGCGCGAGCGGGGCAAGTCCGTGGGCGTGCTCCACTTCTCCCAGGTCTACCCCCTGATTCCCGATCAATTCATGGAGCGGCTGGAGCGGGCCGGGGAGGTCATCGGCGTGGAAGGCAACCACGACGGGCAGTTCGCCGATCTCCTGCACAAGGAATGCGGCTTCCGCATCGAGCGGCGCGTGGCCCGCTACGACGGCCTGCCCTTCACCAAGAAGTACATACTCGACGCCCTGGCATAG
- a CDS encoding thiamine pyrophosphate-dependent enzyme produces MVSVEDYGEFETAWCPGCGNFALRKAVKQALAGLDLAPHQVCFVSGIGQAAKAPHYIRCNAFNGLHGRSLPPAQGAKLANPEMVVISESGDGCQYGEGGNHFLAAMRRNVDITMLTHDNQIYGLTKGQASPTTMQGHKTKAQPFGAPSTAFNAVAAAVSMGASFVARGFVGEQDHLADLIQQAINHKGFALVDIFQPCVSFNKVNTFAWYKEHTYKLEDHDPTDWNQAMQKAMEFGEQKIPIGVLYKNTERTPFSDHLPTTGGEPLARRKADKEALRKVMLSYGGEVVARTSS; encoded by the coding sequence ATGGTTTCCGTGGAAGACTACGGCGAATTCGAGACCGCCTGGTGCCCAGGCTGCGGCAACTTCGCCCTGCGCAAGGCGGTCAAGCAGGCATTGGCCGGGCTGGACCTGGCCCCGCACCAGGTCTGCTTCGTTTCCGGCATCGGCCAGGCGGCCAAGGCTCCGCACTACATCCGCTGCAACGCCTTCAACGGCCTGCACGGCCGCTCCCTGCCCCCCGCGCAGGGGGCCAAGCTGGCCAACCCGGAGATGGTCGTCATCTCCGAGTCCGGCGACGGCTGCCAGTACGGCGAGGGCGGCAACCACTTCCTGGCCGCCATGCGCCGCAACGTGGACATCACCATGCTGACCCACGACAACCAGATCTACGGCCTGACCAAGGGCCAGGCCAGCCCCACCACCATGCAGGGCCACAAGACCAAGGCGCAGCCCTTCGGCGCGCCCTCCACGGCCTTCAACGCCGTGGCCGCGGCCGTGTCCATGGGGGCTTCCTTCGTGGCCCGGGGCTTCGTGGGCGAGCAGGACCACTTGGCCGACCTCATCCAACAGGCCATCAACCACAAGGGCTTCGCCCTGGTGGACATCTTCCAGCCCTGCGTCTCCTTCAACAAGGTCAACACCTTCGCCTGGTACAAGGAGCACACCTACAAGCTGGAGGATCACGACCCCACCGACTGGAACCAGGCCATGCAAAAGGCCATGGAGTTCGGCGAGCAAAAGATCCCCATCGGCGTGCTCTACAAGAACACCGAGCGCACCCCCTTCTCCGACCACCTGCCCACCACCGGCGGCGAGCCGCTGGCCCGCAGGAAGGCGGACAAGGAGGCCCTGCGCAAGGTCATGCTCTCCTACGGAGGAGAGGTCGTCGCGAGGACATCGTCATGA
- a CDS encoding TlpA family protein disulfide reductase, with amino-acid sequence MRKIAILCTALTLALCLLSGTALALPSEGEAPPDVTLHAPENPAELGLRPDVEKFSLGEVDAPYLLVVLFNSFCPHCQAEAPDLQRLYEMSRDHDPRLEMVAVGLGNTRYEVDLFTKKYGLTMPAVVDPQYEAHTAYGRPGTPSYMFLDLRGDEPEVLLFQEGRFSGPEAFLKLLESHME; translated from the coding sequence ATGAGAAAGATCGCCATCCTGTGCACCGCTTTGACCCTGGCCCTGTGCCTTCTCTCCGGCACCGCCCTGGCGCTCCCCTCTGAAGGCGAGGCGCCGCCGGATGTAACGCTCCACGCGCCGGAGAACCCGGCGGAGCTGGGCCTGCGGCCCGACGTGGAGAAATTCTCCCTCGGCGAGGTCGATGCCCCGTACCTGCTGGTCGTCCTGTTCAACTCCTTCTGCCCGCACTGCCAGGCCGAGGCCCCGGACCTGCAACGGCTCTACGAGATGAGCCGGGACCACGACCCCAGGCTGGAAATGGTGGCCGTGGGGCTGGGCAACACCCGGTACGAGGTCGATCTCTTCACCAAGAAGTACGGCCTGACAATGCCCGCGGTGGTGGACCCGCAGTACGAGGCGCATACCGCCTACGGGCGTCCCGGAACCCCCTCCTACATGTTCCTGGACCTGCGCGGGGACGAGCCCGAGGTGCTGCTCTTCCAGGAAGGCCGCTTTTCCGGGCCCGAGGCGTTCCTCAAACTGCTTGAGTCGCACATGGAGTGA
- a CDS encoding redoxin domain-containing protein, with translation MNTNRLFPLPAAVLLALLLATTAWSQPTVYDPGHLKPQDSQLKVAVGDMAPDFTLPAISGGTVSLSDYRGDKIVVLSFVPAAFTPVCSAQWPAYNLAEEEIKKRGAVVIGITTDNLPSIYAWTEEMGGVWFPALSDFWPHGEAASRFGILRSDGTAERATFIIDTKGVIRHIDVHNINERPRLEPLIKALDEVRE, from the coding sequence ATGAACACGAATCGGCTCTTCCCCCTTCCCGCGGCCGTCCTCCTGGCGCTTCTGCTCGCCACAACCGCCTGGTCCCAACCCACCGTCTACGACCCCGGCCACCTTAAGCCGCAGGACAGCCAGCTCAAGGTGGCTGTGGGGGACATGGCTCCGGATTTCACCCTGCCCGCCATCTCCGGCGGCACCGTCAGCCTCTCTGACTACCGGGGCGACAAGATCGTGGTCCTTTCCTTCGTGCCCGCCGCCTTCACCCCGGTCTGCTCGGCCCAGTGGCCCGCCTACAACCTGGCCGAGGAGGAGATCAAAAAACGCGGCGCCGTGGTCATCGGGATCACCACCGACAACCTGCCCTCCATCTACGCCTGGACCGAGGAAATGGGCGGAGTCTGGTTCCCGGCCCTGTCCGACTTCTGGCCCCACGGCGAGGCGGCTTCCCGCTTTGGCATTCTGCGTTCCGACGGCACCGCCGAACGGGCCACCTTCATCATCGACACCAAGGGCGTCATCCGCCACATCGACGTCCACAACATCAATGAGCGCCCCCGTCTGGAACCGCTCATCAAGGCGCTGGACGAAGTGCGGGAGTAG
- a CDS encoding class I SAM-dependent DNA methyltransferase, whose product MPDSASSSILEKVYTSTNNNELEAAYDEWAADYDAHVTSFGWKSPAVVAGLFGRYVGNRDARILDAGAGTGMMGELLMIMGFGNQIGIDLSKGMLDQAQKTGAYTELRRMVLGEPLDFPDNHFDACQSIGVFTAGHAPAASFDELVRIVAPGGYILFSLLKDISDEGGFQAKFDALASEKRWELVEKTPDYSALPYEDPDIIHNSFVFQVLA is encoded by the coding sequence ATGCCGGATTCAGCCAGCAGCAGTATCTTGGAAAAGGTGTATACCTCCACGAACAACAACGAGCTTGAAGCCGCCTATGATGAATGGGCGGCAGATTACGACGCCCACGTCACGAGTTTTGGATGGAAAAGCCCAGCCGTTGTGGCGGGTCTGTTCGGCCGCTATGTGGGCAACCGCGACGCACGCATACTCGATGCCGGGGCCGGCACGGGCATGATGGGCGAACTGCTCATGATCATGGGGTTCGGCAATCAGATCGGCATCGATCTTTCAAAAGGGATGCTGGATCAGGCCCAAAAGACGGGCGCCTACACGGAATTGCGGCGTATGGTGCTCGGCGAGCCCCTTGATTTCCCGGACAATCACTTCGACGCATGCCAGTCGATCGGCGTGTTCACCGCCGGACACGCACCGGCCGCGAGTTTCGACGAACTGGTGCGCATCGTCGCACCGGGCGGATACATTCTCTTCAGCCTGCTCAAAGACATTTCCGATGAGGGCGGCTTCCAGGCCAAATTCGACGCCCTGGCGAGCGAAAAACGATGGGAACTGGTGGAAAAGACCCCCGACTACTCCGCCTTGCCGTACGAAGATCCCGACATCATACACAATTCCTTCGTATTTCAGGTCCTGGCTTAG
- a CDS encoding PilZ domain-containing protein: MALDSSLSVLVFTENRKTADWIASVLGKLGLNKVTNASTAKEAASAVSQGKGGLVVAEHTGEGKAVHSLIKTLRDSAKHRATPILLIAGTEEKALAGFAAKDPKADFLAKPLSAKAFAQKLAGLVQKKPQPGPAGKNPAPEPASASSREALALLRAGKVNEAKGHFTKLLKEHGPFADLSLGLALAHALAGEKEQVNSVLDSLIETRPDLPQKDAATTKKTDPAEPAEDLPEGEVNGIWRQHKPKERRQKAYEHFQPSHDKREVFRLFAPDWSAGFSDKKGTLQMVDISFGGCAFEAPRPALERGQKLGVDIYRDQEKVLESIPATVMRVEPEVVGVRFDELERRQEAFLNEKLREEQKKGAATSQEFQSNAKDSSKVIKLSL, translated from the coding sequence ATGGCCCTGGATTCATCACTTTCCGTGCTGGTTTTCACCGAAAACCGGAAAACTGCCGACTGGATCGCCTCGGTCCTGGGCAAACTGGGACTGAATAAAGTAACCAACGCCTCCACCGCCAAGGAGGCGGCCTCGGCTGTCTCCCAGGGCAAGGGCGGCCTGGTGGTCGCCGAGCATACCGGCGAGGGCAAGGCCGTCCACTCCCTCATCAAGACCCTGCGCGACTCGGCCAAGCACCGAGCCACCCCCATCCTGCTCATCGCCGGAACCGAGGAAAAAGCCCTGGCCGGGTTCGCGGCCAAGGACCCCAAAGCGGACTTCCTGGCCAAACCCCTCTCCGCCAAGGCCTTCGCCCAAAAGCTGGCCGGTCTGGTCCAGAAGAAGCCCCAGCCGGGACCAGCGGGAAAAAACCCCGCGCCGGAACCCGCCTCCGCATCATCCCGAGAAGCCCTGGCCCTGCTGCGCGCGGGCAAGGTGAATGAAGCCAAGGGGCACTTCACCAAGCTCCTCAAGGAGCACGGTCCTTTCGCTGACCTCTCCCTGGGGCTGGCCCTGGCCCACGCCCTGGCCGGGGAAAAGGAACAGGTGAACAGCGTCCTGGACAGTCTCATCGAGACCCGCCCGGACCTTCCCCAAAAAGACGCCGCCACCACGAAAAAAACCGATCCCGCCGAACCCGCTGAAGACCTGCCCGAAGGCGAGGTCAACGGAATCTGGCGTCAGCACAAGCCCAAGGAGCGCCGCCAAAAGGCTTACGAACATTTCCAGCCCAGCCACGATAAGCGGGAGGTATTCCGCCTTTTCGCACCCGACTGGTCCGCCGGTTTTTCCGACAAAAAAGGCACCCTGCAAATGGTGGACATCAGCTTCGGCGGCTGCGCTTTCGAAGCCCCCCGCCCCGCCCTCGAACGCGGCCAGAAACTCGGCGTGGACATATACCGCGACCAGGAAAAAGTCCTGGAGAGCATTCCCGCCACCGTCATGCGAGTGGAGCCGGAAGTCGTCGGCGTCAGGTTCGACGAACTGGAGCGTCGCCAGGAGGCCTTCCTCAACGAAAAACTCCGCGAGGAACAGAAAAAAGGCGCCGCCACTTCCCAGGAATTCCAGTCCAACGCCAAGGACTCTTCCAAGGTCATCAAGCTCTCGCTGTAA
- the glpX gene encoding class II fructose-bisphosphatase, translating into MEVPSKNLALDLTRVTEAASLASARWLGRGDKNSGDKAAVDAMRKSFSSLDIDGTVIIGEGEKDEAPMLYNGEQLGTGNGPRVDVAVDPVEGTRLLAYGRPNAISVVGVAPANTMFNPGPSYYMKKLVVPEAASGVIDIDAPAGENLTKIAKAMDKDVDDLTVFVLDKPRHAKLIDEIREVGARIALFTDGDITGSLMAVDPHSDIDVMMGTGGTPEGVLSAIAIRIMGGSMQAKLDPQGGGEKTALINAGIDTRHVLTEKELVKSDDLFFAATGISGGSFLHGVKFTGKGAVTHSMSMRGLTGTIRYMEAVHNFRTLMKVSAVPYD; encoded by the coding sequence ATGGAAGTGCCAAGCAAAAATCTGGCCCTGGACCTGACCCGCGTGACCGAGGCGGCCTCCCTGGCCTCCGCACGGTGGCTCGGCCGGGGGGACAAGAACTCCGGCGACAAGGCGGCCGTGGACGCCATGCGCAAGTCGTTCTCCTCCCTGGACATCGACGGCACGGTCATCATCGGCGAGGGGGAGAAGGACGAGGCCCCCATGCTCTACAACGGAGAGCAGCTGGGCACCGGCAACGGTCCCCGCGTGGACGTGGCCGTGGACCCGGTGGAAGGAACGCGTTTACTGGCCTACGGGCGACCGAACGCCATCTCCGTGGTGGGCGTGGCCCCGGCCAACACCATGTTCAACCCCGGCCCCAGCTACTACATGAAGAAGCTTGTGGTGCCCGAAGCCGCCTCCGGCGTCATCGACATCGACGCCCCGGCCGGGGAGAACCTGACCAAGATCGCCAAGGCCATGGACAAGGACGTGGACGACCTGACCGTCTTCGTTCTGGACAAGCCGCGCCACGCCAAGCTCATCGATGAAATCCGCGAGGTGGGGGCGCGCATCGCCCTGTTCACCGACGGCGACATCACCGGCTCCCTCATGGCCGTGGACCCGCACTCGGACATTGACGTCATGATGGGCACCGGCGGCACCCCCGAAGGCGTTCTCTCGGCCATCGCCATCCGCATCATGGGCGGCTCCATGCAGGCCAAGCTGGACCCCCAGGGCGGCGGCGAGAAAACCGCCCTCATCAACGCCGGCATCGACACCCGCCACGTGTTGACCGAGAAGGAACTGGTCAAGAGCGACGACCTGTTCTTCGCGGCCACCGGCATCTCCGGCGGCTCCTTCCTGCACGGGGTCAAGTTCACCGGCAAGGGCGCCGTGACCCACTCCATGTCCATGCGCGGCCTGACCGGCACCATCCGCTACATGGAGGCGGTGCACAACTTCCGCACGCTGATGAAGGTCAGCGCCGTCCCCTACGACTAA
- the tkt gene encoding transketolase: MDLDQQTVAVMKGLVMDATRQADSGHPGGPFSAADLSYVLFKDFLRYDPDDATWYDRDRFILSAGHMSTLQYALLYLQGRLDMEDIKQFRQFGSRTPGHPEVGETPGVECTTGPLGQGVAMGVGMAAAEAHQRATLGEDICNHSTYVVASDGDLQEPVAFGAATLAGLWGLGKLIVLYDANQVQLAGPTSRAECADYQQVYEGICWHVQKIDGHDHEAVRKAIQNAQLRTDSPSLIICDTVMAKGAATLEGDFETHGAPLAPDEIKATKENLGLSGDAFFQCPEAVLEHFRANDDKRRADVAAWRKRLEAKLADAGFKETWEWQSKPARELTFDFHEFEPGKAVATRKAWGSCLEALCSQLPTLMGGSADLDPSNQTVKFRETVGTFTAEHPENRYLAFGVREFPMGAIANGLALHGGVVPFTATFLTFSDYMRNAVRMSALQKLRVLHVYTHDSFYLGEDGPTHQAIEHTASLRLIPNMLVMRPADANETKVCIETALHQEDRPTCLLLTRQGLPTIDPAEQPDVLDGPRLGGYILKNCDGPPEVVILATGSEVSLAMEAAERIQAKVRVVSLPCLELFEEQDEEYKRAVLGPRSALRVAVEAGRPEPWYKYVGLDGLVLGIDHYGHSAPSKVLAEKYGFTADNLVSLIQARLERA; the protein is encoded by the coding sequence ATGGATCTCGATCAACAGACCGTGGCCGTCATGAAGGGGCTGGTCATGGACGCCACCCGGCAGGCCGACTCCGGCCACCCCGGAGGCCCCTTCTCCGCGGCCGACTTGAGCTACGTCCTGTTCAAGGACTTCCTGCGCTACGACCCCGACGACGCCACATGGTACGACCGCGACCGGTTCATCCTCTCGGCCGGACACATGTCCACCCTGCAGTACGCCCTGCTCTACCTGCAGGGACGGCTGGACATGGAGGACATCAAACAGTTCCGCCAGTTCGGCTCCCGCACCCCCGGCCACCCCGAGGTGGGCGAGACCCCGGGCGTGGAATGCACCACCGGTCCCCTGGGACAGGGCGTGGCCATGGGCGTGGGCATGGCCGCGGCCGAGGCGCACCAGCGCGCCACCCTGGGCGAGGACATCTGCAACCACTCCACCTACGTGGTTGCCTCCGACGGCGACCTGCAGGAACCGGTAGCCTTCGGCGCGGCCACCCTGGCCGGGCTGTGGGGCCTGGGCAAGCTCATCGTGCTGTACGACGCCAACCAGGTGCAGCTGGCCGGACCCACCTCCCGCGCCGAGTGCGCCGACTACCAGCAGGTCTACGAGGGCATCTGCTGGCACGTGCAGAAAATCGACGGCCACGACCACGAGGCCGTGCGCAAGGCCATCCAGAACGCCCAGCTGCGCACCGACTCCCCCTCTCTGATCATCTGCGACACGGTCATGGCCAAGGGCGCGGCCACCCTCGAAGGCGACTTCGAGACCCACGGTGCGCCGCTTGCCCCGGATGAGATCAAGGCCACCAAGGAAAATCTCGGCCTCTCCGGCGACGCATTCTTCCAGTGCCCCGAGGCGGTGCTGGAGCACTTCCGCGCCAATGACGACAAGCGCCGCGCCGATGTCGCCGCCTGGCGCAAACGGCTGGAAGCCAAGCTGGCCGACGCCGGGTTCAAGGAAACCTGGGAATGGCAAAGCAAGCCCGCCCGGGAACTGACCTTCGACTTCCACGAGTTCGAGCCCGGCAAGGCCGTGGCCACCCGCAAGGCGTGGGGCTCCTGCCTGGAGGCGCTGTGCTCCCAGCTGCCCACCCTCATGGGCGGCTCCGCGGACCTCGACCCCTCCAACCAGACAGTCAAGTTCCGCGAAACCGTGGGCACTTTCACTGCCGAGCACCCGGAGAACCGCTACCTGGCCTTCGGCGTGCGCGAGTTCCCCATGGGCGCCATCGCCAACGGCCTGGCCCTGCACGGCGGGGTGGTCCCCTTCACGGCCACCTTCCTGACCTTCTCCGACTACATGCGCAACGCCGTGCGCATGTCCGCCCTGCAAAAACTGCGGGTGTTGCACGTCTACACCCACGACTCCTTCTATCTGGGCGAGGACGGCCCCACCCACCAGGCCATCGAGCACACCGCCAGCCTGCGGCTCATCCCCAACATGCTGGTCATGCGCCCGGCCGACGCCAACGAGACCAAGGTCTGCATCGAGACCGCCCTGCACCAGGAGGACCGGCCCACCTGCCTGCTGCTGACCCGCCAGGGCCTGCCCACCATCGACCCGGCCGAACAGCCCGACGTGCTCGACGGCCCCCGGCTGGGCGGGTACATCCTCAAGAATTGCGACGGCCCGCCGGAAGTGGTCATCCTGGCCACCGGCTCCGAGGTTTCCCTGGCCATGGAGGCGGCCGAACGCATCCAGGCCAAGGTGCGGGTTGTCAGCCTGCCCTGCCTGGAGCTGTTCGAGGAGCAGGACGAGGAGTACAAGCGGGCTGTGCTCGGCCCCCGCTCCGCCCTGCGCGTGGCCGTGGAGGCCGGTCGTCCCGAACCCTGGTACAAGTACGTCGGTCTGGACGGCCTGGTCCTGGGCATCGACCACTACGGCCATTCAGCGCCTTCCAAGGTGCTGGCCGAAAAATACGGCTTCACTGCGGACAACCTTGTCTCGCTGATCCAAGCACGTCTTGAGCGCGCCTAA
- the rpiB gene encoding ribose 5-phosphate isomerase B gives MRVIIASDHGGFELKRLVRDHLRGKGFQVDDLGPEEAVSCDYPPFARDVCEKVLEDGEALGVLVCGTGLGMSMSANRVHGIRAALCHNEFSARMARAHNNANVLCLGERVLGPGIALDILEAFLGTEFEGGRHAKRIDLIDALAETGETA, from the coding sequence ATGCGAGTAATCATCGCCTCGGACCACGGCGGGTTCGAACTGAAACGGCTGGTGCGCGACCATCTGCGGGGCAAGGGCTTCCAGGTGGACGATCTGGGGCCCGAGGAGGCCGTCTCCTGCGACTATCCCCCCTTCGCCAGGGACGTCTGCGAGAAGGTTCTGGAGGACGGGGAGGCGCTGGGCGTGCTGGTCTGCGGCACGGGCCTGGGCATGTCCATGTCCGCCAACCGCGTCCACGGCATCCGCGCCGCGCTGTGCCACAACGAATTTTCCGCCCGCATGGCCAGGGCGCACAACAACGCCAACGTCCTGTGCCTCGGCGAGCGGGTGCTCGGCCCCGGTATAGCCCTGGACATCCTGGAGGCCTTTTTGGGCACGGAGTTCGAGGGGGGACGCCACGCCAAGCGCATCGACCTCATCGACGCCCTGGCCGAAACCGGGGAGACGGCCTGA